A window of Nicotiana sylvestris chromosome 8, ASM39365v2, whole genome shotgun sequence genomic DNA:
GATATAAATCTGGATGTATTACCTTTACCTTTTGAGAAAAAAAATCTGGAAATATTATCTTCAGAGGGGTGTTCTCTATCCATTATCCTGCAAAAACATTTTTTGGCCATCTCCAGCTTTCGGTTCACCATATTCTGAAACCTGCCGATAATTGTCAATGGAGAGCAATCCAATGTGACCCTGTGGCTGGATTAGTGCCAGTAATCCGCAATACAAAAATTCATCTGGATAACCACTGACAATCTTGGTTTTTGTTGAACCTCCAGTACTTAAATGATAAACTCTTGTGTCGCAACCTCAAGTTGTTGACACTCAGTCCCTTTTTTCTTCCGATGCTGGAACTCTTGACAATTTCAACCAAGtgcatttttgtttttctgcTTTCCCATGCCATAAGAAGTCTCGTCTAAGTCGGTCTCGTTTGTACTTGCTGGGGTGGGGAATGATGACATGAAATATAAAGTTGGTAAATTAATAATTTTCATGATTTAGTTCCTTATCAGACAAATTATGATTTAATTGGAATTTTTTAGTAAAAGTGGACATGTTGGTAGTTTTTTCATGATACGACAATCAATGTCAAGGAGAAATGGTCAGAGAGTAAATGGCCAGGTTCACAAGAGAAAAGTTCACCATCTCTAACTGCAGTAGCGAACAGGCTATTGAATCTTTCAGATGCGGATGGGTAACCGATAAAAGAAAAGCGACTTGTGGATAATTCTTCTGTTGCAACTCCCATGGGTTTGAGTTATGTAACCCTAAGCATAAGTTTCTTACCTAAGGGATCTGGGACTGATATTGAACATGCTATATGTTtgttgaaattttcttttattgggGATTCTAGCATATTCTCAATCTGCTATCAATCATGAACCATTATCTTCCACATCCATCATGTTAAGATACCCTCGCCACTACATCAGTGATCAGTGGTCATCAACATCCTGGAGCCtcattttctttattatttttcctgCATTTCTCAATATTCTTTTTTCCTGTTTTAATCCCAACTTCTTGCCCATAATTCAGCACCCAAACTTGCCACTAGACTCCCAAAAGTAAAGTCGATAACTATTCCCTTTGGATTTCGCATAAgatgtttcctttcttgttccaGATCAGACAGGATGCATTTATGACACCCAAAAGAAATTCAAAATATGAGGGAGGAGAAAAATTTAGTAGCATATTTTACCTAAGTTACTAAATTGGATGCTTCAAATTTCTTGGTTACTGTATCTCTCAGTCTTGTTTTCTTAACAGTATTTGGAATGGTTTAATGATATTGAACTAGTGTTTGGAGTCTGTGCTGGAAAATCTTCGGGATTAAACTGTCTTTCACTTTCTTCTGAGGCGGATAAAGATATTATGGTCCTAGGAGGTTAAGGTCTTGGGGGTAATTTATAGTATTTATTAAAAAGCTTTGTAGTTGCACTAGGTCCGAAATTGGAttccaaaattattttctttttcggTAACTCCAAATTATTTATCACTATAgacttttaaaaaaattattgatCACTATAGATGTTTTCAACATGCCCTGTTCCTAACATTCATTTACTTATGGTACATTCATAGTACTTAGATGCTACTATTTGGTAGATTCTCTCGAGGCCATGAAATGTGCTGGGCTTTTGCTAATATTTCTGGTGtgttttcttttcagttagacttaagttcatttgcaTTTGTTTCTTTCTAGATTGGTGCAAACAATGGACTATTCTGTCATAGTGTTTGATACAGCTCCAACTGGACATACTCTCCGGTTATTACAATTCCCATCGACACTAGAGAAGGGGCTTGACAAAGTTATGAGTTTGAGGAATAAATTTGGCGGTGTAATAAGTCAGGTAAATCCCTTCCCCTTGCCCGAAAAAActtcttttcctattttcttCCCTTTGAGCCTCTAATATGAtgattttttttgggggggggggggttgctaCTTTTGCTAGATAAGGATCATTTGGAAATGTTCCCAAAAAGATCGTTCATCTTCATCTGCCAGATAGAATTTACTAAAAGATCACGTGCCTATTGCAGATGAGTCGAATCTTTGGTGTTGACACTGAATTTGGCGAGGATGCAATCCTAGGCAAGCTTGAAGGCATGAAAGATATAATTGAACAAGTGAACAGACAGTTCAAGGATCCAGTAAGATTTTACCTTGAAATGGTCGTCCTTATAATGAAGAAGTTGTTTTTATGTTGTGATTGCTGGACCATAGTGTAAATAATTAGTGAAGTACAGGGAATCTTATTTTTGGACCTGGGAAAACTGGTGAAAAGTTTGAATAAGCAGCATCAACAAAATCTGGAAGCTGTGGTAGATTTAATTGTAGCCGCACTACTTAAGCGAAAGTAGTGACACTTGTCAATGAGACTTTAGCAATTAGCACTAGAATTCTGTATGACTGAGCATTTGTATCGTTTCTTTTGCATTTTTTTCTACTCCTACCcgtagcccccccccccccccacccctccccccacaaaaaaaaaaaaaaaatttgaaagaagaaaaacCACCAAAATGTAGCTTTCTTCTCAATGTGTTGTTTTGATGAAGGGGGTTGGCAGTGGCAGAAGAGGTTCTATTTAGCTTGAACAAGAACTGGAAATTTTCCCACTTTCGCATGAATGTCTCTGTAGTTGCGTGACCATAACTATAAGGGGGTGCGATATTAACTGAAAACTGAAGTAATGGGATTAAGGACTAGTCGTGAATTTCCTCCATCTGCTGCTGCTGGCATCTGCTGTTAAGAAGATTCCTTTGCTATTCCTGAATAGCACATTAGAAGTATTCACCATAGCTTTAGAAGTCGCATAATTGCAGAAAGCCAGATATGTAACTGATGTGCTGTCTAGTTCCCATTCTTTTCCTCTTTGCAAACACTTGCATTTTCGCAGAAACTTAGTTTGAACAGTTCGTTAGTGGTTCTAGCAACTATTTATCTGAGCAGTTTCTTTACAACACAACGCATATGTGCTCCTTGCCTTTTAGTTTTAATTGTGGAGGTGGAGTAGTCTGTTGCTGTTCCCTGGTAATCCATTTGTTGGCTTCTGCAAAACTATTACTTGTCCTGGGAAAAGCAGGGGAAAATTCCTTACAGATAATCTTACTGAATGGCTGAAtaaatttccttcttttttttttttttttttgtttacttgCACCTTTTGGAGTGCTTTCAAGCCATCATGATCATTAACACTACTTGTTTTCACAGGACTTGACGACATTCGTTTGTGTTTGCATTCCTGAATTCCTCTCTCTATATGAGACTGAAAGACTTGTTCAGGAACTCACTAAATTCGAGATTGATACACATAACATTATAATTAACCAAGTGCTTTTCGATGAAGAAGGTACCAGTCTCATACTTTTTCTGTAGAATAGTTGATTGTTTCACTTTTTTATCTGATGGCTGTTCTTCTACGAGGGAAAATTTGATTCTTGGAACTTGTGATTGTTTTTAGTTGTTGAATCGAAGCTGCTAAAGGCTAGGATGCGTATGCAACAAAAGTACTTGGACCAATTCTACATGTTGTATGACGACTTCAATATTACCAAGTTGCCTTTGCTGCCGCAAGAGGTTTGAAGATGCTGTTGTAGATATCCTGGATATCCACCCCACcccccaaaaaagaaaaaagaaatgagTTGTGTCTTCTATGGAAGAAAAAACTTATCATATATCTATTCAAGAAACAAAGAATTTCCAGTCTGATAACTGATGTTTATCACATTTTGATAGGTTTGTGGTGTTGAAGCTCTGAAAGCATTTTCACATCACTTTCTGACACCGTATCAACCTTCTCTCATTCGAGGTTCAGTGGAAGAGCTGGAAATGAGAATAGCCACATTGAAAGAACAGTTGAAAGATGCTGAAGAAGAGTTGGAAAAACTTAGAGCAGGCCAACAAGAAGTTATAATGTAAGAAGACCTTGCGGAGGGAGGCCATTTTGTTTCCttcaattttatttatttttatttttaggaaaCAGCGtcataaaaatcattttttttagacAACCAttgtagaatttttttttaaaattttttaaaaaggGAAGTTCTTATGTAACCTTCAAGAAGACAATAAATCAGGTCATAATATTTCATGAAGTAAATTTGACCATTGTAATGTCTCTTCAAGTGGACTTTGATGGATGCCAGCCATTGTCAGTTGGGAAGTTTATATTCTAGTCTTGTATGGATGACTAAGATGTAACTAAAGATCTCTGATCAATAGCTTCTAAATCCTTTACCTTGGAAAAAGATGTTCATGTTAATTAGATTAGATACTAAGTATTGTATTTGAAGTTAACCAATGACTCCTGTTATATGAAAGCAGTATTCTAACTATGAGtttaaatgagaaagaaaaaagtTATTCTCCTAGTAATTGCGTGGTGCATTCCTCAGGTTTACGTTAACAAGTAGGGACCTTGATTCCTTGGAATAAAACCAACAAAAAAGTGGTTAAAGTTTTAGCATAAGCTTTTGTTTTATGTTTAAACTACCTCTTGTAATGAAAATCTTTGTATGATCTTGGTCTTCTTTCTCTTTTAATTAAAAAGTACGAAGACTTTTACGATATTTGTTCTAGTATATAACAACTGGTCTAGATTAACGCGACATAATAACAAGGAAAATATCAACATATAAGTTGGATAAAAAATCTCATTTGATTGTGAATTGATGTTAGGTCAGTTATGCTATGTTCATTAGCTGGATACGAGAATTTAGAATTAATCATTACATTAGATATAAATAAGAACTGTAACGAAAACCTGCACTAGAGTTGAGATGGCCGAGTTGGTCTAAGGCGCCAGATTAAGGTGTTGGTCCGAAAGGGCGTGGGTTCAAATCCCACTCTCAACAAATTCTGTTGGTTTATGCACCATTCTTAATCATGTTTCTCAATTACATACACTATTGTTTAATACATCACATTCTTGACCAAAATTGACTGGATTTCTGATCAAATTTTTTCAAGGGAAAAGAAAGCCCTCACCCGTGCCTTTGTGCACAAACATAAATGAGAGCAGCGAGTCATGAAAGCAAAGAACTAAGAGCcatttggacat
This region includes:
- the LOC104222995 gene encoding ATPase GET3A-like isoform X1, which produces MASSGQDLPEGTVKNVLDQDTLKWVFVGGKGGVGKTTCSSILGILLSQVRSSVLIISTDPAHNLSDAFQQRFTKAPTLVNGFTNLYAMEVDPTVENEETIGSDGMDDFLSDLANAIPGIDEAMSFAEMLKLVQTMDYSVIVFDTAPTGHTLRLLQFPSTLEKGLDKVMSLRNKFGGVISQMSRIFGVDTEFGEDAILGKLEGMKDIIEQVNRQFKDPDLTTFVCVCIPEFLSLYETERLVQELTKFEIDTHNIIINQVLFDEEVVESKLLKARMRMQQKYLDQFYMLYDDFNITKLPLLPQEVCGVEALKAFSHHFLTPYQPSLIRGSVEELEMRIATLKEQLKDAEEELEKLRAGQQEVIM
- the LOC104222995 gene encoding ATPase GET3A-like isoform X2, with protein sequence MASSGQDLPEGTVKNVLDQDTLKWVFVGGKGGVGKTTCSSILGILLSQVRSSVLIISTDPAHNLSDAFQQRFTKAPTLVNGFTNLYAMEVDPTVENEETIGSDGMDDFLSDLANAIPGIDEAMSFAEMLKLVQTMDYSVIVFDTAPTGHTLRLLQFPSTLEKGLDKVMSLRNKFGGVISQMSRIFGVDTEFGEDAILGKLEGMKDIIEQVNRQFKDPDLTTFVCVCIPEFLSLYETERLVQELTKFEIDTHNIIINQVLFDEEVVESKLLKARMRMQQKYLDQFYMLYDDFNITKLPLLPQEV